A part of Amycolatopsis lurida genomic DNA contains:
- a CDS encoding 50S ribosomal protein L25/general stress protein Ctc codes for MSEVRLSVEPRTEFGKGAARRTRRAGKIPAVLYGHGSEPRHYALPAIEFARVVRENGSNAVITLDLEGKSELALTKTIVVHPLKNYIEHVDLLVVIRGEKVTVDIPVVVTGTPGPGTLVTTDLDAIQIEVEALHIPEQVEVSVEGVVAGTQINASDVALPKGATLVTDPDALVVAVNESPSESALEGEEGASEAAETSAEDAE; via the coding sequence GTGTCCGAGGTACGCCTGTCCGTCGAGCCCCGCACCGAATTCGGCAAGGGTGCCGCGCGCCGCACGCGTCGCGCCGGCAAGATCCCCGCGGTGCTGTACGGGCACGGCTCGGAACCGCGCCACTACGCCCTGCCCGCCATCGAGTTCGCCCGCGTCGTGCGTGAGAACGGCAGCAACGCCGTCATCACCCTCGACCTCGAGGGCAAGAGCGAGCTGGCCCTGACGAAGACCATCGTCGTCCACCCGCTGAAGAACTACATCGAGCACGTCGACCTGCTGGTCGTCATCCGCGGCGAGAAGGTCACCGTCGACATCCCCGTCGTCGTCACCGGCACCCCCGGCCCCGGCACCCTGGTCACCACCGACCTCGACGCCATCCAGATCGAGGTCGAGGCGCTGCACATCCCCGAGCAGGTCGAGGTCTCGGTCGAGGGCGTCGTCGCCGGCACCCAGATCAACGCCTCGGACGTCGCGCTGCCGAAGGGCGCCACGCTGGTCACCGACCCCGACGCCCTGGTCGTCGCCGTGAACGAGTCGCCGTCCGAGTCCGCGCTCGAGGGTGAAGAAGGCGCTTCCGAGGCGGCCGAGACCTCCGCCGAGGACGCCGAATAA
- a CDS encoding fatty acyl-AMP ligase translates to MSRFVDTLVATAAGRGQQRGMVTGEPKEPVRRTWAEIHEQAKRVAGGLVTAGLEPGKAVAVLAAAPSLIAPTVQAVWLAGGSVTMLHQPTQRTDLAEWAEDTVRVLRMIGSGLVLLGEPFDQLAPVLTEHGIAFQVITELLEAEPLAEPVPTAESDTALLQLTSGSTADPKAVRITYGNLYSNVKAMVDRAEFDFDVDVMVSWLPTFHDMGMVGFLTVPMTFGVELVKITPLEFLSGPLIWPQLISKYNGTTTAAPNFAYAIVGRRMARVEDDDAYDLSKLRIALNGAEPIDETAVKTFVEAGARFKMPAECVFPAYGMAEATLAVSFAPLFTGLTLDVVEADALETDNRAVPVPEGDPRRGTDEVRSFAVLGPPLDGLEAEIVDDKGAVLGEREVGEIRLRGEAVTPGYLTMEGPLATQDEDGWLLTGDLGYLVDGMIVICGRRKDVIIMGGRNLYPTDIERAATSVEGVRAGNAVAVRLDAGSRRERFAVVVESKLAGDPETEKALAKEVAAKVRGAVDMRPFAVVVLPAGSLPKTPSGKVKRAATAVQFADKIAKNAATS, encoded by the coding sequence ATGAGTCGGTTCGTGGACACGCTCGTCGCCACCGCGGCGGGGCGAGGTCAGCAGCGGGGAATGGTCACCGGGGAGCCCAAGGAGCCGGTTCGGCGTACGTGGGCCGAGATTCACGAGCAGGCCAAGCGGGTCGCCGGGGGTCTGGTGACGGCCGGGCTGGAGCCCGGCAAAGCGGTCGCGGTGCTGGCGGCGGCGCCGTCATTGATCGCGCCGACGGTTCAGGCGGTCTGGCTCGCCGGCGGCAGCGTGACGATGCTGCACCAGCCGACGCAGCGCACCGACCTGGCCGAATGGGCCGAGGACACCGTTCGCGTGCTGCGGATGATCGGGTCCGGCCTGGTTCTGCTCGGTGAGCCGTTCGACCAGCTGGCGCCGGTACTCACGGAGCACGGCATCGCCTTCCAGGTCATCACCGAGCTGCTCGAGGCCGAACCGTTGGCGGAGCCCGTGCCGACGGCCGAATCGGATACAGCGCTCCTGCAACTGACCAGCGGGTCGACAGCCGACCCGAAGGCCGTTCGGATCACCTACGGGAATCTGTATTCGAACGTCAAGGCGATGGTCGACCGGGCCGAGTTCGATTTCGACGTCGACGTGATGGTCTCGTGGCTGCCCACCTTCCACGACATGGGGATGGTCGGCTTTCTGACGGTGCCGATGACGTTCGGCGTCGAGCTCGTCAAGATCACGCCGCTGGAGTTCCTGTCGGGACCGTTGATCTGGCCGCAGCTGATCAGCAAGTACAACGGCACGACCACCGCCGCGCCGAACTTCGCGTACGCGATCGTGGGCAGGCGGATGGCCAGGGTCGAGGACGACGACGCGTACGACCTCTCGAAGCTCCGGATCGCACTGAACGGTGCCGAGCCGATCGACGAAACGGCTGTGAAGACGTTCGTCGAGGCGGGGGCGCGCTTCAAGATGCCCGCCGAGTGCGTGTTCCCGGCGTACGGCATGGCGGAGGCGACTCTCGCGGTTTCGTTCGCACCGTTGTTCACCGGCTTGACGCTGGACGTCGTCGAGGCCGACGCGCTCGAGACGGACAACCGCGCGGTGCCGGTTCCCGAGGGCGACCCGCGTCGGGGGACCGACGAAGTCCGGTCATTCGCGGTGCTCGGGCCGCCGCTCGACGGGCTCGAGGCCGAGATCGTCGACGACAAGGGAGCCGTGCTCGGAGAACGCGAGGTCGGGGAGATCCGCCTGCGAGGCGAGGCCGTGACACCGGGCTACCTGACCATGGAAGGTCCGCTCGCGACGCAGGACGAGGACGGGTGGCTGCTCACCGGTGACCTCGGCTACCTGGTCGACGGCATGATCGTGATCTGCGGCCGTCGCAAGGACGTCATCATCATGGGCGGCCGGAATCTGTACCCGACCGATATCGAACGCGCGGCGACCTCGGTCGAGGGGGTCCGGGCGGGGAACGCCGTGGCCGTGCGGCTCGACGCCGGCAGCCGCCGGGAACGGTTCGCCGTCGTGGTCGAATCGAAACTCGCCGGGGATCCGGAAACGGAAAAGGCGCTGGCGAAAGAGGTCGCGGCCAAGGTGCGCGGTGCCGTCGACATGCGGCCCTTCGCGGTGGTGGTGCTCCCGGCGGGGAGTCTGCCCAAGACGCCCTCGGGCAAGGTGAAGCGGGCCGCGACCGCCGTCCAGTTCGCGGACAAGATCGCCAAGAACGCGGCGACCAGCTGA
- a CDS encoding DivIVA domain-containing protein, producing the protein MPVTAFEARTRQFDRAPIGARGYHEPAVDAFLERVAATLDGDDDLSVSDVHNVAFAKAPLSKRGYDPAAVDAFLRDVEGTLAGLSQSAGYYIAPALEHTHTRKPPWRRR; encoded by the coding sequence GTGCCCGTCACCGCCTTCGAGGCCAGAACCCGGCAGTTCGACCGGGCGCCGATCGGTGCCCGCGGCTATCACGAACCCGCGGTCGACGCCTTCCTCGAGCGGGTCGCGGCGACCCTCGACGGTGACGACGACCTGTCGGTTTCGGACGTCCACAACGTGGCGTTCGCCAAAGCCCCGCTGTCGAAACGAGGCTATGACCCGGCAGCCGTCGACGCGTTCCTGCGAGACGTCGAGGGAACGCTGGCCGGTCTGTCCCAGTCCGCCGGCTACTACATAGCGCCTGCCTTGGAGCACACCCATACCCGCAAGCCACCTTGGCGACGCCGCTGA
- the pth gene encoding aminoacyl-tRNA hydrolase, whose translation MTEAVLPGAGEQILLAGLGNPGPQYAGNRHNVGFMVLDELAHRVGGKFKAHKSGAEILEGRLAGRRVVLAKPRSYMNLSGGPVVGAARFYKIPPAGVVVIHDELDVDFGALKMKLGGGDNGHNGLRSITKSLGTKDYYRVRFGVGRPPGRQDPADFVLKDFSTVERKELAFEVDRCADAVEALISTGLAAAQNTFHAG comes from the coding sequence GTGACCGAAGCAGTACTTCCCGGGGCCGGCGAGCAGATCCTGCTCGCCGGCCTCGGCAATCCCGGCCCCCAATACGCGGGCAACAGGCACAACGTCGGCTTCATGGTGCTCGACGAGCTCGCACATCGTGTCGGCGGCAAGTTCAAGGCCCACAAGAGCGGCGCCGAAATCCTCGAAGGACGGCTCGCGGGCCGGCGGGTGGTCCTGGCCAAGCCGCGTTCGTACATGAACCTCTCCGGTGGGCCCGTGGTGGGCGCGGCCCGGTTCTACAAGATCCCCCCGGCCGGTGTCGTGGTCATCCACGACGAGCTGGACGTCGACTTCGGCGCGCTCAAGATGAAGCTGGGCGGCGGCGACAACGGGCACAACGGTCTCCGCTCGATCACCAAGTCACTGGGCACGAAGGACTACTACCGTGTCCGTTTCGGCGTGGGCCGCCCTCCGGGACGGCAGGATCCGGCGGATTTCGTGCTGAAAGACTTCTCGACGGTCGAACGCAAAGAGCTCGCTTTCGAGGTCGATCGTTGCGCCGACGCCGTTGAAGCGCTTATCAGCACCGGTCTCGCCGCAGCCCAGAACACCTTCCACGCTGGGTGA
- a CDS encoding DivIVA domain-containing protein, which produces MSFTAEDITGATFPNAPIGRRGYAKHEVDAFLERIADTISDRDDLTAAEVHHVMFSRPLIGKRGYDEREVDDFLDKVETQLAHRTGQHVLGVPGAREEDEATAERAVPDRGPVEFLRER; this is translated from the coding sequence ATGTCGTTCACGGCCGAAGACATCACCGGCGCCACTTTCCCGAACGCCCCGATCGGGCGGCGGGGATACGCCAAACACGAGGTCGACGCGTTCCTGGAACGGATCGCCGACACGATCTCGGACCGGGACGACCTGACGGCCGCCGAGGTCCACCACGTCATGTTCTCGCGTCCGTTGATCGGTAAACGCGGTTACGACGAACGCGAAGTCGACGACTTCCTCGACAAGGTCGAAACGCAGCTCGCCCACCGCACCGGCCAGCACGTGCTCGGTGTGCCCGGCGCCCGCGAAGAGGATGAAGCGACCGCCGAACGCGCCGTCCCGGACCGCGGTCCCGTCGAATTCTTGCGGGAGCGCTAG